In the Arthrobacter sp. 31Y genome, one interval contains:
- a CDS encoding GGDEF domain-containing protein translates to MIAVSLQEGAIVLDPFSVRMVLGVVTLTLIVLSSVSSRRLRSACTGWWRVALLLFFAGNFAFLLNGTSFLAWANPPGKALIVAGAFSIWAGARTLRGRKVSGWQLAPAPLITGFTSAMDGAESSLWSGGLVYLAMTAAGLGMAAAELWFAKSTQSRVTKFLALISALTSLYYLGRAVTFVLEGPDGNSFRTFFGYAPAALMHLILLVSLSFTINALSNSHLIKRLRERAERDHLTGLLNRGAFLGLAEKELAGPAAHRGAALILADLDYFKAVNDEHGHAAGDAALCAFAEACTASVRSTDLVGRYGGEEFILYLPGATQQRAEAIASEISRRLSAMADPDGLPYPTVSYGVTSTGAKTQDLKFMINVADAALYRAKAQGRDRVVGADSVDRLPTFLGRP, encoded by the coding sequence ATGATTGCAGTCTCTTTGCAAGAGGGAGCCATAGTCCTGGACCCCTTCTCCGTGAGGATGGTCCTCGGGGTGGTGACGTTGACCCTGATAGTGCTGTCCTCCGTTTCCTCCCGGCGGCTCCGGTCCGCGTGCACCGGTTGGTGGCGGGTTGCCTTACTTCTTTTCTTTGCCGGAAATTTCGCCTTCCTGCTGAACGGAACCTCCTTCCTGGCCTGGGCAAATCCGCCGGGCAAAGCCCTCATTGTGGCCGGAGCCTTCAGCATCTGGGCAGGTGCACGAACCCTTCGCGGCCGGAAAGTCAGCGGCTGGCAGTTGGCGCCGGCACCACTGATCACCGGCTTTACGTCAGCGATGGACGGTGCGGAATCCAGCCTGTGGTCCGGCGGCTTGGTGTATCTGGCCATGACTGCGGCAGGCCTTGGCATGGCCGCAGCAGAGTTGTGGTTCGCGAAGTCCACCCAATCGCGCGTGACGAAGTTCCTGGCCCTTATCTCCGCGCTGACATCCCTGTACTACCTGGGCCGGGCCGTCACGTTTGTGCTGGAGGGGCCGGACGGGAACTCATTCCGGACATTCTTCGGGTACGCGCCAGCGGCCCTCATGCACCTGATCCTCTTGGTATCGCTGTCCTTCACCATCAACGCGCTTAGCAACAGCCACCTGATCAAAAGGCTCCGGGAGCGCGCCGAACGGGACCACCTGACCGGACTGCTCAACAGGGGCGCCTTCCTGGGCCTGGCCGAAAAGGAACTGGCAGGTCCGGCAGCCCACCGCGGTGCAGCCCTGATCCTGGCGGACCTTGACTACTTCAAAGCCGTCAATGATGAGCACGGGCACGCCGCCGGGGACGCAGCCTTGTGTGCTTTCGCCGAGGCCTGCACTGCTTCCGTGAGGTCAACGGACCTTGTTGGCCGGTACGGCGGAGAAGAGTTCATCCTTTACCTACCGGGTGCAACGCAACAGCGGGCCGAGGCCATCGCCTCGGAGATCAGCCGCCGCCTGTCCGCCATGGCAGATCCGGACGGCTTGCCCTACCCCACGGTCAGCTATGGCGTGACGTCCACGGGCGCCAAAACTCAAGACCTGAAGTTCATGATCAACGTGGCAGACGCGGCACTGTACAGAGCCAAAGCCCAGGGACGTGACAGGGTGGTGGGCGCGGACTCAGTGGACCGGCTGCCCACGTTTCTTGGAAGGCCGTAG
- a CDS encoding shikimate dehydrogenase gives MSNRAESVLVGLIGEGVMPSLTPPMHEREADVQGLRLLYRPLDLLELALPAAAVGDLLTAAQRMGFNGLNITHPCKQLVLEHLDEISDDARRLGAVNTVLLQDGRFIGHNTDFSGFGSALADGLPNAKLDRVVQLGAGGAGSAVAYALLKAGVSTLDLVDMDPARAAERAAELGELFPAATVTPRTPGELHQIMPLTNGLVHCTPIGMAAHPGLPLDMDLVEPRHWVADIVYRPIETQLVREARAKGCDVLDGGRMAVGQAADAFKLITGLEADRDRMRAHFLELIAVEDAAAPQLAKAGN, from the coding sequence ATGAGCAACCGAGCCGAGTCCGTTCTGGTGGGCCTCATAGGCGAAGGCGTCATGCCCTCGCTCACGCCGCCCATGCACGAACGCGAAGCCGACGTGCAGGGCCTTCGCTTGCTGTACCGCCCCCTCGACCTGCTGGAGCTCGCATTGCCGGCCGCCGCCGTCGGGGACCTCCTCACCGCAGCCCAGCGCATGGGTTTCAACGGCCTCAACATCACGCACCCGTGCAAGCAGCTGGTGCTTGAGCACCTTGACGAAATTTCCGACGACGCCCGTCGCCTGGGTGCCGTGAATACGGTCCTCCTTCAGGACGGTCGGTTTATCGGCCACAACACAGACTTCTCCGGCTTCGGCTCGGCGCTCGCCGACGGCCTCCCGAATGCCAAGCTGGACCGCGTCGTCCAGCTCGGTGCGGGCGGTGCCGGTTCCGCCGTCGCCTATGCACTCCTCAAAGCCGGCGTCAGCACGCTGGACCTGGTGGACATGGATCCCGCCCGCGCCGCGGAGCGTGCCGCCGAACTTGGTGAACTCTTCCCGGCGGCCACGGTCACGCCGCGCACTCCCGGGGAACTGCACCAGATCATGCCCCTCACCAACGGCCTGGTGCACTGCACCCCGATCGGCATGGCAGCACACCCTGGCCTGCCGCTGGATATGGACCTCGTGGAGCCGCGGCATTGGGTGGCAGACATCGTGTACCGCCCCATCGAAACGCAGCTGGTCCGCGAGGCGCGGGCCAAGGGCTGCGACGTCCTCGACGGCGGCCGCATGGCAGTTGGGCAGGCAGCGGATGCATTCAAGCTCATCACTGGACTTGAGGCGGACCGCGATCGCATGCGGGCACACTTCTTGGAGTTGATCGCAGTGGAAGACGCAGCAGCTCCACAGCTTGCAAAGGCGGGCAACTGA
- a CDS encoding IclR family transcriptional regulator — MSVKEDTKTDMVGKALSLLVLLGNEPRGASAADLARSASLPFSTTYRLLGSLTRDGFVDYEPDGRRYHLGLRVFQLGQRVSNHHGFAATALPVLQRVTERTHEATILSVRDGNHHLTVNKVDGPKTFRVTSDPGHLGALHTTSVGKAIVAFEEDIERKRLLEEIPLDPLTEHSITDRDKFREEIEQVRRQGYAVMDEENEVGMRAVAVPVVNSQGHAFASLATAVPVFRLTMEELIAHVPTLQEAAAELAARLPQR, encoded by the coding sequence ATGAGTGTGAAAGAGGACACAAAGACCGACATGGTCGGCAAAGCCCTAAGCCTGTTGGTACTTCTGGGCAATGAACCGCGGGGTGCGAGTGCGGCTGATCTGGCCAGGAGTGCCAGCCTGCCGTTCAGCACCACCTATCGCCTGCTGGGCTCGCTGACGCGCGACGGTTTCGTGGATTACGAGCCTGATGGCCGCCGCTACCATCTGGGATTGCGCGTGTTCCAGCTCGGTCAGCGGGTTTCCAATCATCACGGTTTTGCCGCCACGGCACTGCCGGTCCTCCAGCGCGTTACGGAGCGAACGCATGAGGCCACCATCCTGTCTGTCCGTGACGGCAATCATCACCTCACGGTCAACAAGGTGGATGGGCCGAAGACCTTCCGTGTCACCAGCGACCCCGGCCATTTGGGGGCGCTGCACACCACGTCCGTAGGTAAGGCGATCGTCGCCTTCGAGGAAGACATCGAGCGAAAGCGCCTCCTCGAGGAGATCCCCCTGGATCCGCTGACCGAGCACTCGATCACCGATCGCGACAAGTTCCGCGAAGAGATCGAGCAGGTGCGCCGGCAGGGGTATGCGGTGATGGACGAGGAAAACGAGGTGGGCATGCGCGCCGTCGCCGTGCCGGTCGTGAACTCCCAAGGCCACGCCTTCGCATCACTCGCCACGGCCGTGCCGGTCTTCCGCCTCACCATGGAGGAACTCATTGCGCACGTCCCCACCCTGCAGGAAGCCGCGGCTGAACTCGCGGCCCGCCTGCCCCAGCGCTAG
- a CDS encoding WD40/YVTN/BNR-like repeat-containing protein, protein MGFMATSESYVIAIGTKKGLWLASSPDRKDWSLSGPHFLMSEIPSIGIDTRDGKTRIMVGVRSEHWGPTVAHSDDLGVTWTEPEQGAIKFPDGTDAALERIWQIYPDAESRPGVVWAGCEPISVWKSTDGGEHFELNRGLWDHPHRSDWGAGYGGAAAHSIVVDPSGEKIHVAMSTGGVYRSLDGGASWEPRNKGISAYFMPDPNPEFGQCVHKIAADAAVENRLYAQNHHGVYRTDDGGENWDSIADGLPADFGFVMLTHPRREGTAWVVPLKADGERIPPDSKLSVHRTDDAGGTWKELHTGLPDHEYNAVLRDAASVDTAEPTGVYFGTRGGSVYASADEGETFSEVASHLPDVLCVRAAVVIGNPANPLAAAEATLVAEAEEIVEAAAQKRDPDAENPATVPG, encoded by the coding sequence ATGGGGTTCATGGCTACTTCAGAGAGTTACGTCATCGCGATCGGGACCAAGAAAGGCCTGTGGCTCGCAAGCAGCCCGGACCGCAAAGACTGGTCCCTCTCCGGCCCGCACTTCCTGATGAGTGAGATTCCCAGCATCGGGATAGATACCAGGGACGGCAAAACACGAATCATGGTGGGTGTCCGGTCCGAGCACTGGGGGCCCACGGTGGCCCATTCGGACGACCTCGGAGTCACCTGGACCGAGCCCGAGCAGGGCGCCATCAAGTTTCCGGACGGCACCGACGCCGCGTTGGAGCGCATCTGGCAGATATATCCCGACGCCGAATCGCGTCCGGGCGTCGTGTGGGCCGGATGCGAGCCAATTTCGGTTTGGAAATCAACCGACGGCGGCGAGCACTTTGAGCTGAACCGCGGACTCTGGGACCACCCCCATCGCAGTGATTGGGGCGCCGGCTACGGCGGAGCGGCGGCGCACTCCATCGTGGTTGATCCTTCCGGAGAGAAAATTCACGTCGCCATGAGCACGGGCGGCGTTTACAGATCGCTCGACGGCGGTGCCTCCTGGGAGCCCCGCAACAAGGGAATTTCGGCCTACTTCATGCCGGATCCCAACCCCGAGTTCGGCCAGTGCGTTCACAAGATTGCGGCGGATGCCGCCGTCGAGAATCGTTTGTACGCGCAGAACCATCATGGCGTGTACCGCACGGACGATGGCGGCGAGAACTGGGATTCAATCGCGGACGGGCTACCTGCCGATTTTGGCTTCGTGATGCTGACTCATCCTCGGCGCGAGGGCACAGCCTGGGTGGTCCCGTTGAAGGCGGACGGCGAACGCATCCCGCCGGACAGCAAGCTCAGCGTCCACCGCACAGACGACGCCGGCGGAACGTGGAAAGAGCTGCACACAGGTCTGCCGGACCACGAATACAACGCCGTGCTGCGGGACGCGGCGTCCGTGGACACTGCCGAACCCACTGGCGTGTACTTCGGAACCCGCGGTGGCTCCGTGTATGCCAGCGCTGACGAGGGCGAGACCTTTTCTGAGGTGGCATCCCACTTGCCAGACGTGCTCTGCGTGCGGGCAGCGGTCGTGATCGGAAATCCGGCAAACCCGCTGGCAGCGGCGGAAGCCACACTGGTGGCGGAAGCTGAAGAAATCGTGGAGGCAGCAGCACAGAAGCGCGATCCGGACGCCGAAAACCCAGCTACGGTGCCTGGTTAG
- a CDS encoding MoaD/ThiS family protein encodes MADFMVLLPGVLQPLVGGQSYLTASADGAVTVGRLLDSVTGDYPVLARRLRDETGALRRFVNIYVNGDEVRRLKGLETEVAAGQEVLIVQSVAGG; translated from the coding sequence ATGGCTGACTTTATGGTCCTGTTGCCTGGTGTCCTGCAGCCACTCGTCGGCGGACAGTCCTATCTGACTGCGTCCGCCGACGGGGCTGTGACCGTTGGACGGTTGCTGGACTCAGTGACCGGAGACTATCCGGTGCTGGCCAGGCGTTTGCGTGATGAAACCGGAGCGCTCCGCCGTTTCGTGAATATTTACGTGAACGGTGATGAGGTCCGGCGTCTGAAGGGTCTTGAGACGGAAGTAGCGGCTGGCCAGGAGGTTCTGATTGTCCAGTCCGTGGCCGGCGGCTGA
- a CDS encoding isocitrate lyase/PEP mutase family protein, whose translation MTEANTTARAQQLKALHEAPEILSVVNVWDAISARTIAELPETKAIATAGHSIAAAFGYADGTMPLDVALDGVKRIVDAVDHPVTADLDDGYENPAETIRRAIGIGVVGANVEDRLRPFDEAVSRVQAIIAAAADEGIAFQLNARTDAIARGGDRPIKDSIEDAIARGRAFLDAGASLVFVPGAMTREVIEPLIEGLGHGKLSVIGAPGALPAAELQELGVARVSYGPFTQRVALRALRDLATDLYGSGVVPTDTPALN comes from the coding sequence ATGACTGAAGCAAACACCACTGCACGTGCACAGCAGCTGAAAGCCCTCCATGAAGCACCGGAAATCCTGAGTGTGGTTAATGTATGGGATGCCATCAGTGCCCGCACTATTGCGGAACTTCCTGAAACCAAGGCAATCGCCACAGCAGGGCATTCCATTGCTGCGGCCTTTGGCTATGCCGACGGAACCATGCCCCTGGACGTCGCGCTGGATGGGGTCAAGCGCATTGTCGACGCCGTAGATCACCCGGTGACTGCGGACCTGGACGATGGCTACGAAAACCCGGCCGAGACCATTCGCCGGGCTATTGGAATCGGCGTGGTTGGTGCGAACGTTGAAGACCGGTTGCGGCCCTTCGACGAGGCCGTTTCCCGTGTGCAGGCGATCATCGCGGCCGCTGCGGACGAGGGCATTGCGTTCCAGCTGAACGCGCGCACTGACGCCATTGCGCGCGGCGGGGACCGTCCCATCAAGGACAGCATTGAGGACGCCATCGCCAGGGGACGGGCGTTCCTCGACGCCGGCGCGTCGCTGGTTTTCGTGCCCGGCGCCATGACCCGGGAGGTCATCGAGCCGCTGATTGAGGGCCTCGGACACGGAAAGCTCTCCGTGATCGGTGCGCCCGGGGCCCTTCCCGCAGCTGAACTCCAGGAACTGGGCGTGGCACGCGTGTCTTATGGTCCCTTCACCCAGCGGGTGGCTCTGCGTGCCCTCCGGGATCTTGCTACGGACCTTTATGGCTCGGGCGTGGTCCCTACTGATACGCCTGCTCTGAACTAG
- a CDS encoding FG-GAP-like repeat-containing protein — MGALRRSIALSTGLVVFATGLFFVQTPATAVPLPGPENPNVQFVEGTPHSEHEFETPPERATPFNTGPDSGAGAAAAGPSGDIRVRLVTAKLADNTNTVSMTSAEQAVAASSNYWKAMTANKLSMTVNTKVAGHQSKAKSTDSYSTIMSTITSELSWSASPYTALVIFIPTSTLSGNALGAGYSSGSYSGRVLLPQISGFTNNVMSHEFGHVIGLMHADALQCGSGASDVGVDGNGRFTDPSCYIREYGDTTDIMGAAQFESPVVSSSLWDYAGLGRGDEIRDVGVATGAKTYTLKPWGGTEAQRAIKFTDPISKEVYYLELRQAAGYDSYLDDSGKPAGNRGVKIVQRGGATVASSLILMPSTKPFPEPWYATKHTWQAGSTFTTYTGTQVTINSVSATQASVTIFADPKLTAKIRFSVGDFDGDRLADVLSREADGSLMLYAGLPGNRLNNPREVGSGWNIFDAITGISDFDGDGRGDILARTSDGALWLYPGDGRGGFLAKRQIGSGWQGFSKLIGVGDFDGDARPDLMAIKPDGSLWLYPSDGQGGFRAWSQVGSGWNGFTSVTSDGSFGGAGAGLLARASDGTLYLYPGNGWGGFVPRIAVGSGWNSLGDIVGGQDFTGDAKSDVLAATSSGTMRLFPGSGSGFADRLAIGAGWNQFSQVWEAGDFDGDGVADILARGTNGVLWLYPGNGSGGFLPRVQVGSGWAAFTSVLSAGDFDGDGHPDLVARTSDGVLWLYPSDGRGQFLARKQIGTGWQGFTQLLAPGDFSGDGIADLVARAADGSLWLYPGNGSGGFQPWRQIGTGWNIFDAVMQGGDFNGDGREDIMGRGIDGALWLYPGNGNGGFLARTSMGAGWNMFTSFAALGNGFTGTDNPSVVGIAGDGTLFLYVGTGKGAFQTVVLDPR, encoded by the coding sequence ATGGGTGCGCTACGGCGATCAATAGCGTTGTCTACAGGCTTGGTGGTGTTTGCTACCGGCCTGTTTTTTGTACAGACCCCCGCGACGGCGGTGCCGTTGCCCGGGCCGGAGAATCCGAACGTCCAGTTCGTGGAGGGGACGCCGCACTCGGAGCATGAGTTCGAGACTCCACCCGAGCGTGCGACGCCGTTCAACACCGGTCCCGACTCCGGTGCCGGCGCGGCGGCGGCAGGGCCCAGCGGCGATATCCGGGTGCGGCTGGTCACAGCCAAGCTGGCGGACAACACCAACACGGTGTCCATGACCAGTGCGGAGCAAGCTGTTGCCGCGTCCAGCAACTACTGGAAAGCGATGACGGCCAACAAGCTGTCCATGACGGTGAATACCAAAGTTGCAGGCCACCAGTCCAAGGCGAAGTCCACCGATAGCTACAGCACCATCATGTCCACCATCACCAGCGAGCTGAGTTGGTCGGCGAGCCCCTACACGGCGCTGGTGATTTTCATTCCCACCTCCACCCTGTCCGGGAACGCCCTCGGCGCCGGATACAGCAGCGGAAGCTACAGCGGCCGGGTGCTCCTTCCGCAGATCAGCGGGTTCACAAATAACGTGATGAGCCATGAGTTCGGGCACGTCATCGGCCTGATGCACGCGGACGCGTTGCAGTGCGGCAGCGGAGCGTCCGACGTCGGCGTTGACGGCAACGGTCGGTTCACCGATCCCTCGTGCTACATCCGGGAGTACGGCGACACCACGGACATCATGGGTGCTGCCCAATTCGAATCGCCTGTGGTGAGCAGCTCGCTATGGGACTATGCCGGGCTCGGCCGGGGAGATGAGATCCGTGACGTTGGCGTTGCCACAGGCGCCAAGACCTACACACTGAAACCCTGGGGCGGAACTGAAGCCCAGCGTGCCATCAAATTCACGGACCCCATCAGCAAAGAGGTCTACTACCTGGAGCTGCGGCAGGCTGCCGGTTACGACAGTTACCTCGACGACTCCGGCAAGCCAGCAGGAAACAGGGGCGTCAAGATCGTTCAGCGCGGCGGAGCAACCGTCGCTTCGTCCCTGATCCTCATGCCGTCCACCAAACCGTTCCCTGAACCTTGGTACGCCACCAAGCACACATGGCAGGCCGGCAGCACGTTCACCACTTATACCGGCACGCAGGTGACCATCAATTCGGTGTCCGCAACGCAAGCGTCGGTCACTATTTTTGCCGATCCGAAGCTCACGGCGAAGATTCGCTTCTCGGTGGGCGACTTCGACGGCGACAGGCTCGCCGATGTCCTCTCCCGCGAGGCGGACGGCTCCCTGATGCTGTACGCAGGGCTGCCCGGTAACAGGCTCAACAACCCCCGGGAGGTCGGCTCGGGATGGAACATCTTCGACGCCATCACCGGCATCTCCGACTTTGACGGCGACGGCCGCGGGGACATCCTGGCGCGCACCAGCGACGGCGCCTTGTGGCTGTATCCGGGCGACGGACGCGGCGGTTTCCTCGCCAAGCGGCAGATCGGTTCCGGTTGGCAGGGGTTCTCAAAGCTCATCGGCGTGGGGGACTTCGACGGCGATGCCCGGCCCGATCTCATGGCCATCAAGCCCGATGGCAGCTTGTGGCTTTACCCAAGCGATGGCCAAGGCGGATTCCGGGCATGGTCCCAGGTCGGCTCGGGCTGGAACGGCTTCACCAGTGTCACTTCTGACGGCTCCTTTGGCGGCGCCGGGGCAGGGCTGCTCGCGCGGGCAAGCGATGGCACGCTCTACCTGTACCCCGGAAACGGCTGGGGTGGTTTCGTGCCGCGTATCGCCGTCGGAAGCGGTTGGAACTCCTTGGGAGACATCGTGGGTGGACAGGACTTCACTGGCGACGCGAAGTCGGACGTCTTAGCGGCGACGTCGTCCGGAACCATGCGCCTCTTTCCGGGTAGCGGTTCGGGATTTGCCGATCGGTTGGCCATCGGGGCCGGGTGGAACCAGTTCAGCCAGGTGTGGGAAGCGGGAGATTTCGACGGCGACGGCGTAGCGGACATTCTTGCTCGCGGCACCAACGGCGTGTTGTGGCTTTACCCCGGCAACGGTTCCGGCGGTTTCCTGCCGAGAGTCCAAGTGGGCTCAGGGTGGGCCGCGTTCACTTCAGTGCTCAGCGCGGGAGATTTCGACGGCGATGGTCACCCGGACCTTGTGGCGCGGACTTCCGACGGTGTGTTGTGGCTGTATCCATCGGATGGCCGCGGCCAGTTCCTGGCCCGCAAGCAGATCGGCACAGGGTGGCAGGGGTTCACGCAGCTGCTCGCGCCGGGTGATTTCTCCGGCGACGGCATAGCGGATCTCGTGGCGCGGGCTGCCGATGGGAGCCTGTGGCTCTACCCGGGCAACGGTTCCGGCGGTTTCCAGCCGTGGCGGCAGATCGGCACCGGCTGGAACATCTTCGACGCCGTCATGCAGGGCGGTGACTTCAACGGCGATGGCAGGGAAGACATCATGGGCCGCGGAATTGATGGCGCGCTGTGGCTCTACCCGGGCAACGGCAATGGGGGCTTCCTGGCCCGAACGTCAATGGGGGCGGGATGGAACATGTTCACTTCCTTCGCCGCCCTGGGAAATGGCTTTACCGGGACGGACAATCCTTCCGTCGTTGGCATAGCCGGCGATGGAACCTTGTTCCTTTACGTCGGCACTGGCAAGGGGGCGTTCCAAACGGTGGTGCTGGACCCGCGGTAG
- a CDS encoding LysR family transcriptional regulator, with amino-acid sequence MEMDPRRLLVLLAVARTGGVLAAADELRITPSAVSQQLSKLEHEAGQALLLRTPKGSVLTPAGLAMAEAGEEIERALNVARARMQSEVNIAGVVRVGGFTSFMRTVVIPRLPEWRSQYPQLQIQIVEDGFPALMRLLRQRQLDAVVIEQDSTAAEQRPMAAGMVQEPLLDEPWKLVVPAGSLLGTDNIDLSRLHLPWLGVEPSAANTAVLGRLRHSTGTRIETVHQYHDTLTALALVAAGEGVAIVPTLALTGVVHDQVDILDVPGLGTRHIALRRFDRRKAASLPVDTVARLLRESAAAFDTRSGA; translated from the coding sequence ATGGAAATGGACCCCCGCAGGCTGCTGGTTCTGCTAGCGGTTGCCCGGACCGGAGGCGTTCTTGCGGCTGCCGATGAACTGCGGATAACGCCGTCCGCAGTGTCGCAGCAGCTCAGCAAACTTGAGCACGAGGCGGGCCAGGCCTTGCTCCTGCGGACCCCCAAAGGATCAGTGCTCACACCCGCCGGACTGGCCATGGCAGAGGCCGGGGAAGAAATAGAACGGGCACTCAACGTTGCCCGTGCCCGGATGCAAAGTGAAGTAAATATTGCGGGAGTAGTGCGGGTGGGCGGTTTCACCAGCTTCATGCGCACCGTTGTGATCCCGCGACTTCCCGAATGGCGCAGCCAGTACCCCCAGCTGCAGATCCAGATCGTTGAAGACGGTTTCCCCGCGCTCATGCGGCTGCTCCGTCAACGGCAGCTTGATGCCGTGGTGATTGAACAGGACTCGACGGCGGCCGAGCAGCGTCCGATGGCGGCCGGAATGGTTCAGGAACCCCTGCTGGACGAGCCATGGAAGCTGGTGGTGCCGGCAGGAAGCCTGCTTGGCACCGACAACATAGACCTGAGCCGCCTGCACTTGCCCTGGCTGGGAGTGGAACCGTCAGCAGCAAACACCGCAGTGCTCGGACGCCTCCGCCACTCAACGGGCACCCGGATTGAGACTGTTCACCAGTACCACGACACCCTCACCGCGCTAGCACTCGTCGCTGCCGGCGAGGGGGTGGCCATTGTGCCCACGCTGGCCCTGACAGGGGTGGTCCATGATCAGGTGGACATCCTGGACGTTCCAGGTTTGGGGACCCGGCACATCGCGCTTCGCCGGTTCGACCGCCGAAAAGCAGCGAGCCTGCCCGTAGACACGGTGGCCCGCCTGCTCCGGGAATCGGCGGCCGCGTTCGATACCCGTTCCGGCGCCTGA
- a CDS encoding CBU_0592 family membrane protein yields MELLFEIAGWTGAVAMLGGYMAVSMGWLQAGSTFQTVNLFGSCAFIINGTLHGAWPSVVTNVAWFLISAVALLRMRAKLRAAEAPALAQESPSLGPDTAAQVIVAAARPDTAAQVLVAAARPAAGCA; encoded by the coding sequence ATGGAACTGCTGTTCGAAATTGCCGGTTGGACCGGCGCAGTGGCAATGCTCGGCGGCTACATGGCGGTGTCCATGGGGTGGTTGCAGGCGGGCAGCACCTTCCAGACCGTCAATCTCTTTGGGTCATGCGCGTTCATCATCAACGGCACGCTCCATGGGGCCTGGCCGTCCGTAGTCACGAACGTAGCCTGGTTCCTGATCTCAGCCGTGGCACTTCTGCGCATGAGGGCCAAGCTCCGGGCCGCGGAGGCCCCGGCCCTGGCACAGGAGAGCCCGTCACTTGGCCCGGATACCGCAGCCCAGGTCATCGTCGCGGCCGCTCGCCCGGATACCGCAGCCCAGGTCCTCGTCGCAGCTGCTCGCCCGGCCGCCGGCTGCGCATAG
- a CDS encoding MFS transporter translates to MSQTMPSATPGTETTTGTPKKAALASFLGSAVEYYDFFIFGSAAALIFPHVFFPSADANAAIMSFATFGFAYVARPVGAVILGHFGDRIGRQKVLMFTLVLMGAATFVIGCLPDFKTIGWWAPVLLVLARLCQGLSAAGEQAGASSMTLEHAPDNRRSFFTSWTLTGTQGGQILAALVFIPVVALPDEIKYGIGWRIPFWLSAVVVLVAFFIRRTLHEPPAFAEAKKNNEISKLPVADLLRLHWRDVLRVVCCAFIAAVSTVFGTLAIKYAQDVAGVNSTITLWLVVAANVVALGTQPLFGMLADKIGRKPVFIYGALSSAIMTPVFLLTLEGGNVPLMFVVSVVYFSFGYAAANAVWPSFYGEMFSTKVRFSGLAIGTQLGFLMAGFAPAIVTALGGTKPGGWVQISIFTAVICVIAAVSAMTARESAKTPTAELGIHKRHQHV, encoded by the coding sequence ATGAGCCAAACAATGCCGTCAGCGACGCCAGGCACTGAAACAACCACCGGAACACCCAAGAAAGCCGCGCTTGCCAGCTTCCTGGGCAGCGCCGTCGAGTACTACGACTTCTTCATCTTCGGTTCAGCCGCGGCCCTGATCTTCCCCCACGTCTTCTTCCCCTCGGCCGACGCCAACGCGGCCATCATGTCCTTCGCAACCTTCGGCTTCGCCTATGTTGCCCGGCCCGTCGGTGCCGTGATTCTGGGTCACTTCGGCGACCGTATTGGCCGGCAGAAGGTCCTGATGTTCACGCTGGTCCTGATGGGCGCAGCCACGTTCGTCATCGGCTGCCTCCCGGACTTCAAGACCATTGGCTGGTGGGCGCCCGTCCTGCTGGTCCTTGCCCGTCTTTGCCAAGGTCTTTCAGCGGCCGGCGAGCAAGCCGGCGCTTCCTCCATGACCCTTGAACACGCCCCGGACAACCGCCGCTCCTTCTTCACCTCCTGGACCCTTACAGGCACCCAGGGTGGCCAAATCCTGGCGGCACTGGTGTTCATCCCCGTGGTGGCGCTGCCGGACGAGATCAAGTACGGCATCGGCTGGCGCATTCCGTTCTGGCTCAGCGCAGTGGTTGTCCTGGTGGCCTTCTTCATCCGCCGCACCCTCCACGAGCCGCCGGCCTTCGCGGAAGCCAAGAAGAACAATGAGATCTCCAAGCTCCCCGTTGCCGATCTCCTGCGGCTGCACTGGCGCGATGTTCTCCGCGTGGTCTGCTGCGCCTTTATCGCCGCAGTCAGCACTGTCTTTGGAACCCTGGCCATCAAGTACGCCCAGGATGTTGCCGGCGTCAACAGCACCATCACGCTCTGGCTGGTGGTCGCAGCAAACGTTGTTGCCCTGGGAACCCAGCCCCTGTTCGGCATGCTGGCCGACAAGATCGGCCGCAAACCCGTGTTCATCTACGGAGCCTTGTCCAGCGCCATCATGACGCCGGTGTTCCTGCTGACCCTTGAAGGCGGCAATGTGCCGCTGATGTTCGTGGTCTCCGTTGTGTACTTCTCCTTCGGATACGCCGCAGCCAACGCCGTATGGCCGTCCTTCTACGGTGAAATGTTCAGCACCAAGGTCCGCTTCTCCGGCTTGGCAATCGGTACGCAGCTCGGCTTCCTCATGGCGGGCTTCGCCCCGGCCATCGTTACGGCCCTGGGTGGTACCAAGCCCGGCGGATGGGTCCAGATCTCCATCTTCACCGCAGTAATCTGCGTGATCGCAGCTGTCTCGGCCATGACAGCCCGCGAATCCGCAAAGACACCCACTGCAGAACTCGGCATCCACAAGCGACACCAGCACGTCTAA